From the genome of Glycine max cultivar Williams 82 chromosome 2, Glycine_max_v4.0, whole genome shotgun sequence, one region includes:
- the LOC100816930 gene encoding proline transporter 1 isoform X1 produces the protein MTLISDVENLADAEIPDTAHQISTDSWFQVGFVLTTGINSAYVLGYSGTIMVPLGWAGGVVGLILATAISLYANALIARLHEYGGTRHIRYRDLAGFIYGRKAYSLTWALQYVNLFMINAGYIILAGSALKAAYVLFREDDGMKLPYCIAIAGFVCAMFAICIPHLSALGIWLGFSTVFSLVYIVIAFVLSINDGIKSPPGDYSIPGTSTSKIFTTIGASANLVFAYNTGMLPEIQATIRQPVVKNMMKALYFQFTVGVLPLYLVTFAGYWAYGSSTATYLMSDVNGPVWAKAMANIAAFLQSVIALHIFASPMYEYLDTKYGIKGSALAFKNLSFRVLVRGGYLTVNTFVSALLPFLGDFMSLTGAISTFPLTFILANHMYLVTNENKLTSTQKLWHWINICFFALMSAAAAIAALRLIDLDSKTYHVFADL, from the exons ATGACGCTGATTTCCGATGTTGAGAACCTTGCGGATGCCGAAATCCCCGACACCGCACATCAAATTAGCACCG ATTCATGGTTTCAAGTGGGGTTCGTGCTGACGACGGGAATCAACAGCGCCTATGTGCTTGGATATTCTGGGACCATCATGGTTCCCCTGGGTTGGGCAGGGGGTGTGGTTGGTTTGATTCTCGCCACTGCAATATCGCTCTACGCGAATGCTCTTATTGCTAGGCTCCATGAATATGGAGGAACAAGGCATATTCGATACAGAGATCTTGCTGGATTTATCTATG GTAGAAAAGCTTATTCCCTCACATGGGCTCTGCAGTATGTCAATCTTTTCATGATAAATGCCGGCTACATCATTTTGGCTGGTTCGGCTTTAAAG GCTGCTTATGTTCTATTTAGGGAAGACGATGGGATGAAGCTTCCGTATTGTATTGCCATAGCTGGATTTGTGTGTGCAATGTTTGCCATATGTATTCCACATCTATCGGCTCTTGGAATTTGGCTGGGATTTTCAACAGTCTTCAGCCTAGTATATATTGTTATAGCATTTGTACTGTCAATTAACGATG GTATAAAATCACCACCTGGTGATTATAGTATTCCGGGGACATCAACAAGTAAAATATTCACAACAATTGGGGCGTCTGCTAATCTTGTGTTTGCATATAATACAGGAATGCTTCCTGAGATACAG GCAACAATCAGGCAACCAGTAGTCAAGAACATGATGAAAGCCCTGTATTTTCAGTTTACTGTTGGAGTTCTGCCATTATATCTGGTAACCTTTGCAGGATACTGGGCTTATGGATCTTCAACAGCAACCTATTTGATGAGTGATGTGAATGGTCCAGTTTGGGCTAAGGCCATGGCCAATATTGCAGCCTTTCTTCAATCAGTCATTGCACTGCAT ATATTTGCAAGTCCAATGTATGAGTATTTGGATACCAAATATGGGATCAAAGGGAGTGCCCTGGCTTTCAAGAACTTGTCATTTCGAGTCTTGGTAAGAGGTGGCTACCTGACTGTAAACACATTTGTATCAGCTCTGTTGCCATTTCTTGGAGATTTCATGAGCCTCACTGGAGCTATCAGCACATTTCCCCTCACATTTATCCTTGCAAACCATATGTACCTAGTGACAAATGAGAACAAACTAACATCCACCCAAAAGCTCTGGCATTGGATCAATATTTGTTTCTTTGCCCTCATGTCTGCTGCGGCAGCTATTGCAGCCCTGCGACTTATTGATTTAGACTCCAAAACGTACCATGTTTTTGcggatttatga
- the LOC100816930 gene encoding proline transporter 1 isoform X2: protein MVPLGWAGGVVGLILATAISLYANALIARLHEYGGTRHIRYRDLAGFIYGRKAYSLTWALQYVNLFMINAGYIILAGSALKAAYVLFREDDGMKLPYCIAIAGFVCAMFAICIPHLSALGIWLGFSTVFSLVYIVIAFVLSINDGIKSPPGDYSIPGTSTSKIFTTIGASANLVFAYNTGMLPEIQATIRQPVVKNMMKALYFQFTVGVLPLYLVTFAGYWAYGSSTATYLMSDVNGPVWAKAMANIAAFLQSVIALHIFASPMYEYLDTKYGIKGSALAFKNLSFRVLVRGGYLTVNTFVSALLPFLGDFMSLTGAISTFPLTFILANHMYLVTNENKLTSTQKLWHWINICFFALMSAAAAIAALRLIDLDSKTYHVFADL from the exons ATGGTTCCCCTGGGTTGGGCAGGGGGTGTGGTTGGTTTGATTCTCGCCACTGCAATATCGCTCTACGCGAATGCTCTTATTGCTAGGCTCCATGAATATGGAGGAACAAGGCATATTCGATACAGAGATCTTGCTGGATTTATCTATG GTAGAAAAGCTTATTCCCTCACATGGGCTCTGCAGTATGTCAATCTTTTCATGATAAATGCCGGCTACATCATTTTGGCTGGTTCGGCTTTAAAG GCTGCTTATGTTCTATTTAGGGAAGACGATGGGATGAAGCTTCCGTATTGTATTGCCATAGCTGGATTTGTGTGTGCAATGTTTGCCATATGTATTCCACATCTATCGGCTCTTGGAATTTGGCTGGGATTTTCAACAGTCTTCAGCCTAGTATATATTGTTATAGCATTTGTACTGTCAATTAACGATG GTATAAAATCACCACCTGGTGATTATAGTATTCCGGGGACATCAACAAGTAAAATATTCACAACAATTGGGGCGTCTGCTAATCTTGTGTTTGCATATAATACAGGAATGCTTCCTGAGATACAG GCAACAATCAGGCAACCAGTAGTCAAGAACATGATGAAAGCCCTGTATTTTCAGTTTACTGTTGGAGTTCTGCCATTATATCTGGTAACCTTTGCAGGATACTGGGCTTATGGATCTTCAACAGCAACCTATTTGATGAGTGATGTGAATGGTCCAGTTTGGGCTAAGGCCATGGCCAATATTGCAGCCTTTCTTCAATCAGTCATTGCACTGCAT ATATTTGCAAGTCCAATGTATGAGTATTTGGATACCAAATATGGGATCAAAGGGAGTGCCCTGGCTTTCAAGAACTTGTCATTTCGAGTCTTGGTAAGAGGTGGCTACCTGACTGTAAACACATTTGTATCAGCTCTGTTGCCATTTCTTGGAGATTTCATGAGCCTCACTGGAGCTATCAGCACATTTCCCCTCACATTTATCCTTGCAAACCATATGTACCTAGTGACAAATGAGAACAAACTAACATCCACCCAAAAGCTCTGGCATTGGATCAATATTTGTTTCTTTGCCCTCATGTCTGCTGCGGCAGCTATTGCAGCCCTGCGACTTATTGATTTAGACTCCAAAACGTACCATGTTTTTGcggatttatga
- the LOC100305560 gene encoding immediate early response 3-interacting protein 1 translates to MGLWTLLEGFLLLANALAILNEDRFLTPRGWGLSDFSAGQTKSFKGQLIGLIYATQYLRFPLILLNSVFIIVKLVSG, encoded by the coding sequence ATGGGATTGTGGACCTTACTTGAGGGGTTCCTGCTTCTTGCAAACGCACTAGCAATACTAAATGAGGACCGCTTTCTCACACCTAGAGGATGGGGCTTATCAGATTTTTCAGCTGGCCAGACAAAATCTTTTAAAGGCCAGCTTATAGGTCTCATTTATGCAACTCAGTACCTAAGATTTCCTCTTATACTTCTCAACTCTGTCTTCATTATCGTGAAGTTAGTTTCTGGATGA
- the LOC100305997 gene encoding 60S ribosomal protein L35a-1-like has product MVKGRQGERVRLYVRGSILGYKRSKSNQYPNTSLIQIENVNTKEEVAWYCGKRMAYIYKAKVKKDGSHYRCIWGKVTRPHGNSGIVRAKFKSNLPPRSMGARVRVFMYPSNI; this is encoded by the exons ATGGTGAAAGGGCGACAAGGAGAGCGTGTTAG ACTTTACGTCAGGGGTTCAATACTTGGATACAAGAG GTCCAAGTCAAATCAATACCCAAACACCTCATTAATCCAGATTGAGAATGTAAACACTAAGGAAGAAGTTGCGTGGTACTGTGGGAAGCGTATGGCTTACATTTACAAAGCCAAGGTAAAGAAGGACGGAAGCCACTATCGCTGCATTTGGGGTAAGGTCACCAGGCCTCATGGTAACAGTGGTATAGTTCGTGCTAAGTTCAAGTCCAATCTGCCGCCCAGATCaatg GGAGCAAGGGTTAGAGTCTTCATGTATCCAAGCAATATATGA
- the LOC100817995 gene encoding probable sugar phosphate/phosphate translocator At3g11320-like (The RefSeq protein has 1 substitution compared to this genomic sequence), with product MKSSRRLLRIGLVSAWYSSNIGVLLLNKYLLSNYGFKYPIFLTMCHMTACSLFSYVAIAWLKMVPMQTIRSRLQFLKIAALSLIFCFSVVFGNVSLRYLPVSFNQAVGATTPFFTAVFAYVMTFKREAWLTYLTLVPVVTGVVIASGGEPSFHLFGFVVCIAATAARALKSVLQGILLSSEGEKLNSMNLLLYMAPIAVVFLLPATLIMEENVVGITLALARDDVKIIWYLLFNSALAYFVNLTNFLVTKHTSALTLQVLGNAKGAVAVVVSILIFRNPVSVTGMMGYSLTVLGVVLYSQAKKRSK from the exons ATGAAGTCGTCGAGGCGTCTGTTGAGGATCGGGCTTGTGTCGGCGTGGTACTCGTCGAACATTGGGGTGCTGCTCCTGAACAAGTACCTCCTTAGCAACTATGGCTTCAAGTACCCTATCTTCCTCACCATGTGTCACATGACCGCTTGCTCCCTCTTCAGCTACGTCGCCATCGCCTGGCTCAAGATGGTCCCCATGCAGACCATCCGCTCCCGCCTCCAGTTCCTCAAGATCGCCGCCCTCAGCCTCATCTTCTGCTTCTCCGTCGTCTTCGGCAACGTCTCTCTCCGCTACCTCCCCGTCTCTTTTAACCAGGCCGTCGGCGCCACCACTCCCTTCTTCACCGCCGTTTTCGCTTACGTCATGACCTTCAAGCGCGAGGCCTGGCTCACCTATCTCACCCTCGTCCCCGTCGTCACCGGCGTCGTCATTGCCAGCGGG GGTGAGCCGAGCTTCCATTTATTTGGGTTCATAGTATGCATTGCAGCTACTGCCGCACGTGCCTTAAAATCCGTGTTACAAGGAATTTTGCTTTCTTCTGAAGG AGAGAAGTTGAATTCTATGAACCTTCTTCTTTACATGGCTCCAATTGCTGTTGTTTTCCTTCTTCCTGCTACACTTATAATGGAAGAAAACGTGGTTGGCATTACATTGGCTCTTGCCAGAGATGATGTGAAGATCATTTGGTATCTGCTATTTAATTCAGCACTTGCTTATTTTGTCAACCTGACCAATTTTTTGGTCACCAAACATACCAGTGCTCTTACCCTTCAG GTGCTTGGGAATGCTAAAGGGGCCGTAGCAGTAGTAGTTTCAATTCTGATATTTAGAAACCCAGTGTCAGTCACTGGAATGATGGGTTATTCACTCACAGTCCTCGGAGTTGTACTTTATAGTCAAGCCAAAAAGCGAAGCAAGTGA
- the LOC100818168 gene encoding LIM domain-containing protein WLIM2b isoform X1 codes for MVGLVHLDQKARDMSFIGTQQKCKACGKTVYPVDQLSAYHKACFKCSHCEGTLKLSNYSSMESVLYCKPHNEQLFKETGSFKKNFQSPSKQADKTTPELTRSPSKAASMFSGTKKSVLHVAKLLIRWRRPITNLVSNVHMAAVP; via the exons TGGTAGGTTTGGTGCACTTAGATCAAAAAGCCAGAGACATGTCTTTTATTGGTACTCAGCAAAAGTGCAAGGCTTGTGGCAAAACGGTTTATCCGGTTGATCAGTTATCTGCTTACCACAAAGCATGCTTCAAGTGCTCCCATTGCGAAGGAACCTTGAAG CTTAGCAACTATTCCTCCATGGAAAGTGTTCTTTACTGTAAGCCTCATAATGAGCAACTCTTCAAGGAGACAGGATCTTTCAAGAAGAACTTCCAGTCAC CTTCTAAGCAAGCTGACAAAACAACTCCTGAGCTG ACAAGGTCCCCTAGTAAAGCTGCTAGCATGTTTTCTGGGACCAAGAAAAGTGTGCTACATGTGGCAAAACTGCTTATCCGTTGGAGAAG GCCTATCACAAATCTTGTTTCAAATGTTCACATGGCGGCTGTCCCATAA
- the LOC100818168 gene encoding LIM domain-containing protein WLIM2b isoform X2: MSFIGTQQKCKACGKTVYPVDQLSAYHKACFKCSHCEGTLKLSNYSSMESVLYCKPHNEQLFKETGSFKKNFQSPSKQADKTTPELTRSPSKAASMFSGTKKSVLHVAKLLIRWRRPITNLVSNVHMAAVP, encoded by the exons ATGTCTTTTATTGGTACTCAGCAAAAGTGCAAGGCTTGTGGCAAAACGGTTTATCCGGTTGATCAGTTATCTGCTTACCACAAAGCATGCTTCAAGTGCTCCCATTGCGAAGGAACCTTGAAG CTTAGCAACTATTCCTCCATGGAAAGTGTTCTTTACTGTAAGCCTCATAATGAGCAACTCTTCAAGGAGACAGGATCTTTCAAGAAGAACTTCCAGTCAC CTTCTAAGCAAGCTGACAAAACAACTCCTGAGCTG ACAAGGTCCCCTAGTAAAGCTGCTAGCATGTTTTCTGGGACCAAGAAAAGTGTGCTACATGTGGCAAAACTGCTTATCCGTTGGAGAAG GCCTATCACAAATCTTGTTTCAAATGTTCACATGGCGGCTGTCCCATAA
- the LOC100818703 gene encoding glucan endo-1,3-beta-glucosidase 2: protein MSTRILLFFISLSLLPQPYPCIGVTYSAPTATPQHPSPSPERIAAGLRHLNARSLRLEDADPAITRSLLYSNTTLFLTIPNYMVTSIAQNRSVAQSWLYTHVVPFYPRVKITTISVGNAFPDVYPNSVNDLLPAISNVHVSLRDLGIRNIKVSTSFSFVTALTSPFPPSNAQFQEPNGATLFGPLLQFLHDTNSSFLINLYPYNLYRLNPEIPLGIALFQEHPFNFRDDFTTGVRYRNLFDVMVDAVVSALAVAGYETVPIIVTETGWPSSSAAANEFDANLGYAEIYLKGLVKHLKSGMGTPLLKDGVTEVFVYEMFDKEEGTTGRSWGVLYPNGTAKYHRVDFSCSSVASGSLHIAVMIIIFFLSLLVIV from the coding sequence ATGTCCACTCgcattctcttatttttcatcTCTCTCTCCCTCCTCCCCCAGCCATACCCCTGCATCGGCgtcacctactccgcccccaccGCCACCCCGCAGCACCCCTCCCCCTCCCCAGAGCGCATCGCCGCCGGGCTCCGCCACCTCAACGCAAGATCCCTCCGCCTCGAAGACGCCGACCCCGCCATCACCCGCAGCCTCCTCTACAGCAACACCACCCTCTTCCTCACAATTCCCAACTACATGGTCACCTCCATCGCCCAAAACCGCTCCGTGGCACAGTCCTGGCTCTACACTCACGTGGTCCCCTTCTATCCACGCGTCAAGATCACAACAATCTCCGTCGGCAACGCCTTCCCCGATGTGTACCCTAATTCCGTGAACGACCTCCTCCCCGCGATCTCCAACGTCCACGTGTCCCTCCGCGACCTCGGCATCCGCAACATCAAGGTCTCCACCTCCTTCTCATTCGTCACCGCACTCACCTCCCCTTTCCCTCCCTCAAACGCACAGTTTCAAGAACCCAACGGCGCAACCCTATTCGGTCCACTCCTCCAATTCCTTCACGACACCAACTCCTCCTTCTTGATCAACCTCTACCCTTACAATCTTTATCGCCTCAACCCCGAGATTCCTCTCGGAATCGCGCTTTTTCAAGAACATCCTTTTAACTTCCGCGACGACTTCACCACCGGTGTTCGGTACCGGAACCTCTTCGACGTCATGGTCGACGCCGTAGTCTCCGCACTCGCCGTCGCCGGCTACGAGACCGTGCCGATTATTGTGACCGAAACTGGCTGGCCGAGCTCCAGCGCCGCCGCTAACGAGTTCGACGCGAATTTAGGGTATGCCGAGATATACCTCAAGGGGCTCGTGAAGCATCTTAAATCTGGAATGGGAACGCCGTTGCTGAAAGACGGTGTGACAGAGGTTTTCGTTTACGAGATGTTCGATAAGGAGGAAGGAACAACAGGGAGGAGCTGGGGGGTTCTCTACCCTAACGGAACTGCAAAGTACCATCGCGTCGATTTCTCGTGCTCCTCGGTTGCTTCTGGGAGTCTTCATATCGCGGTGatgatcatcatcttcttcttatCGCTTTTGGTTATTGTGTGA
- the LOC100500131 gene encoding haloacid dehalogenase superfamily protein isoform X1, producing the protein MSAYGHQVERMNSTRSLSGGGSELRRSSFVLESGFYITSFAATIFVAALAATGLLLITLLVSLAMMLQSCQSSHAGIIQLQNINDEYNYCKLYSLHAKLNNLERHNFPSLCKDLAMKYIKEGQYARDLDSTKSVIEDYFNSVRPSDDGLDVVLIDIDGIFPPIPHSSNLFQSSINNCILEAKNLKRMLVLRLYMNLHAGGWSIILLSREHGTRQNVTINHLLSAGFRDWSSLMMSEEDEESTKGNECFARQRNVIQKKGFRIISIMSSQMDALTVADRGIRIFLLPDPIFDKFKQQRRA; encoded by the exons ATGTCTGCGTATGGCCATCAAGTGGAGCGGATGAATTCTACAAGGAGTCTCTCAGGTGGTGGTTCTG AGTTGCGGAGGAGCAGTTTTGTGCTGGAATCAGGATTCTACATCACATCCTTTGCCGCAACCATCTTTGTTGCGGCATTAGCCGCCACAGGacttttattaattactttattgGTTTCACTGGCAATGATGCTGCAATCTTGTCAAAGTAGCCATGCTGGAATTATTCAGCTTCAGAATATAAATGATGAGTATAATTATTGCAAGCTTTATTCTCTGCATGCTAAGCTCAATAACTTGGAAAGACATAATTTTCCTAGCCTCTGCAAGGACCTGGCCATGAAGTATATCAAGGAAGGTCAATATGCTAGAGACTTGGATTCAACCAAGTCTGTGATTGAGGATTACTTCAACAGTGTTAGACCATCAGATGATGGTCTTGATGTGGTGTTGATAGACATAGATGGCATATTTCCTCCAATTCCCCATTCTTCCAATTTGTTTCAAAG CAGCATTAACAATTGTATATTAGAAGCAAAGAATTTGAAGAGGATGCTTGTTTTAAGATTATACATGAACCTTCATGCTGGTGGGTGGTCCATAATTTTGTTATCAAGAGAGCATGGAACACGCCAAAATGTCACCATCAATCATCTTCTCTCCGCTGGATTTAGAGATTGGTCTTCCTTGATGATGAG tgaagaagatgaagaatctACCAAAGGGAATGAGTGTTTTGCTAGGCAAAGGAATGTGATACAGAAGAAGGGCTTCCGCATAATAAGTATCATGAGCAGTCAAATGGATGCTTTGACTGTTGCAGATAGAggaataagaatttttttgctTCCGGACCCTATATTTGACAAGTTTAAGCAGCAAAGGAGAGCATAG